From a region of the Teredinibacter turnerae genome:
- a CDS encoding S9 family peptidase, which translates to MHERDTPKKNLPFGRWPSTICAERVANGTPRIAEPSIVGDMVFWLQGLPQEKGRTTIMSQPIDGSAEPASLLPSPLNARSKVHEYGGGSYLITETDIFFVQADDQQIYRIQREPSNKTIPVAITDTPSARYADLILDPAANAIIAVCESHNAESAHPSNSLVSIDLNNGNVISIIAEGADFYASPTVSSDGQYLAWLSWNAPDMPWDTTELTVTRRSANDAFCQTFATTVEGHSGHSLFLPRFHSNGDLYFVSDVNQWWNIYVVPHAQLRKNTAISQPVTQMEAEFATPQWVFRMSTYDFLDNNTLLACASTNGEWQLMTVDISKNQWPAPRKPVANAPSSISDLFADGKGTAGFIGAAPAQAPTLYLLDDNDIPLAVTTRDSRAEESEISLPAAVEFPTSQNANAYGFYYAPRNSQYKNDDALPPLIVICHGGPTAATDTAFNAKIQYWTNRGFAVMDVNYRGSTGYGRDYRHALSGQWGVFDVDDVCAAAEYAVAQGWVDKNKLIIKGSSAGGYTVLAALAFRDTFSAGVSLYGIGDLETLAQDTHKFEAQYLEKLVGSYQHQPELYQQRSPIHAVDKISCPLLVFQGLEDKVVPPNQAEAMVDAVKNKGLYVEYVTFADEGHGFRNATNIKTMLETELAFYQKVFEL; encoded by the coding sequence ATGCACGAGCGAGACACCCCCAAGAAAAACCTGCCTTTCGGGCGCTGGCCATCGACTATTTGCGCAGAACGGGTCGCCAACGGCACGCCACGTATCGCCGAGCCCAGTATTGTCGGCGATATGGTATTTTGGCTACAGGGGCTGCCCCAGGAAAAGGGCCGCACCACAATCATGTCGCAGCCAATAGACGGCAGTGCAGAGCCGGCCAGCCTGCTCCCATCCCCGCTAAACGCCCGCTCCAAAGTACATGAATACGGCGGGGGCAGTTATCTTATAACCGAAACCGACATCTTCTTCGTACAGGCCGACGATCAGCAAATTTATCGTATCCAGCGCGAACCCAGTAACAAAACAATTCCTGTGGCGATAACCGACACACCCAGCGCACGCTATGCGGATCTTATTCTGGACCCCGCAGCCAACGCGATTATCGCCGTGTGCGAAAGCCACAACGCAGAGTCTGCGCACCCGTCAAACAGTCTGGTAAGCATAGATCTGAACAACGGCAACGTCATTTCTATCATTGCCGAAGGCGCAGACTTTTATGCGAGCCCGACCGTTTCTTCAGATGGTCAATATCTGGCTTGGTTAAGCTGGAATGCGCCTGACATGCCCTGGGATACGACCGAACTCACAGTGACCAGGCGCAGCGCAAACGACGCATTTTGCCAAACATTCGCAACAACCGTTGAAGGCCATAGCGGCCATAGCCTGTTTTTGCCGCGGTTCCACAGCAACGGCGACCTCTATTTTGTCTCCGATGTTAATCAATGGTGGAATATCTATGTTGTTCCTCATGCGCAATTGCGCAAGAACACCGCCATCAGCCAACCAGTTACACAAATGGAGGCCGAATTCGCAACACCACAATGGGTGTTTCGCATGTCCACTTACGACTTTTTGGACAATAACACCCTGCTTGCCTGCGCCAGCACCAATGGCGAATGGCAGTTAATGACGGTGGATATATCCAAAAACCAATGGCCTGCCCCCCGCAAACCAGTTGCAAATGCGCCATCGTCCATTAGCGATTTATTTGCCGATGGCAAAGGTACAGCAGGATTCATCGGCGCTGCGCCCGCGCAGGCGCCCACACTCTACTTATTGGATGACAATGATATTCCCCTCGCCGTCACGACACGCGATTCGCGCGCAGAAGAAAGCGAAATATCACTCCCCGCAGCCGTAGAGTTCCCCACCAGTCAAAATGCAAATGCGTATGGGTTTTACTACGCCCCGCGAAACAGTCAGTACAAAAATGATGACGCCCTACCACCACTCATAGTCATTTGCCATGGTGGACCAACTGCAGCCACCGATACGGCGTTCAATGCGAAAATACAGTACTGGACAAACCGCGGCTTTGCGGTAATGGATGTTAACTATCGCGGCAGTACTGGCTATGGTCGCGACTACCGCCACGCGCTTTCCGGCCAGTGGGGCGTGTTCGATGTGGATGATGTATGCGCTGCTGCCGAATATGCAGTGGCCCAGGGCTGGGTCGACAAAAACAAGTTAATCATAAAAGGCAGCAGCGCCGGTGGTTATACGGTGCTCGCCGCCCTCGCCTTTCGCGATACATTCAGTGCGGGCGTCAGCTTGTACGGTATTGGCGACCTGGAAACCCTGGCACAAGATACCCATAAATTTGAAGCGCAATACCTGGAAAAACTGGTAGGTAGCTACCAACACCAGCCAGAACTTTACCAGCAACGCTCCCCAATTCACGCGGTCGATAAAATCAGCTGCCCGCTACTGGTTTTTCAGGGGCTCGAAGACAAGGTGGTGCCACCCAATCAGGCGGAAGCGATGGTAGATGCCGTAAAAAATAAAGGCCTGTACGTCGAGTATGTCACCTTCGCCGATGAAGGCCACGGATTTCGCAACGCCACCAATATAAAAACGATGCTGGAAACTGAACTGGCGTTTTATCAGAAGGTTTTTGAGCTTTAA
- the tilS gene encoding tRNA lysidine(34) synthetase TilS: MVVFPGLQAYETQLRDAKGVWVAFSGGLDSTVLLHQAAQLGLEHLQAVHVNHQLSPNATAWQRHCEDTANSLGVPLTIKTVNVDELGGGLEDAARKLRYQIFSELLKPGDILLTAHHANDQAETLIYRLMRGAGLKGLCGVPRSRNLGRRKILLRPFLDVSRPQLETWAEEYAACWIKDESNDDTSFDRNYIRHQVMPALSTRWPGAIERIATSASLLAESQELLDAYLAEDLDACKLRKERVGESLILNVFLNFSEIRQHHLLRYWIGRSDCLMPSQQHLMEVRKLLLAAEDAKPEVSWGPAGARGGSVYRYQNRLYLAPRLNYAIEREACYKNWDGVTKLQLGNFSIVGKPAEVGLAPGNYRVLFREGGERCQPADRQNSQTLKKLLQEHRLEPWLRDVVPLVYAGQELVAVGDLWICQGFETAGGFQPVWRIE, translated from the coding sequence ATGGTCGTTTTTCCAGGTTTGCAAGCTTACGAAACGCAATTGCGAGATGCAAAGGGCGTTTGGGTTGCGTTCAGCGGTGGGTTGGATTCCACGGTTTTATTGCATCAAGCAGCGCAACTGGGCCTGGAGCATCTGCAAGCCGTGCACGTTAATCATCAATTGTCACCCAATGCGACTGCCTGGCAACGGCATTGCGAGGATACCGCAAATTCACTGGGCGTGCCCCTGACCATAAAAACGGTCAATGTGGATGAACTTGGCGGGGGGCTTGAAGATGCTGCGCGCAAACTTCGTTACCAGATATTTAGCGAGCTGCTAAAGCCTGGTGATATTTTGCTCACAGCGCATCATGCGAATGATCAGGCGGAAACACTTATTTACCGGTTAATGCGAGGCGCAGGCTTGAAAGGCCTGTGCGGTGTTCCCCGCTCGCGGAATCTGGGGCGAAGAAAAATCCTGTTGCGCCCCTTTCTGGATGTGTCACGCCCGCAGTTGGAGACGTGGGCCGAGGAGTACGCCGCCTGTTGGATCAAAGACGAGAGCAACGACGATACCTCGTTCGACCGCAACTATATTCGTCATCAGGTGATGCCTGCGCTCTCGACCCGTTGGCCGGGCGCTATTGAGCGAATCGCGACCTCGGCGAGCCTTCTTGCCGAAAGCCAGGAGCTGCTCGATGCCTATCTTGCAGAGGATCTCGATGCCTGTAAGCTGCGTAAAGAGCGTGTTGGTGAGAGCCTAATTCTCAATGTGTTCCTGAATTTTTCCGAAATCCGCCAACACCATCTTTTGCGCTATTGGATAGGCCGGAGTGATTGCTTAATGCCATCCCAGCAGCATCTCATGGAGGTGCGCAAGCTGCTTCTGGCGGCGGAAGATGCAAAACCGGAGGTGAGCTGGGGCCCCGCGGGTGCACGCGGTGGCAGCGTCTATCGTTATCAAAACCGTTTATACCTGGCGCCCCGACTAAATTACGCGATCGAGCGTGAAGCCTGCTACAAAAACTGGGATGGTGTTACTAAGCTTCAACTGGGTAACTTTTCCATTGTCGGTAAGCCTGCCGAAGTCGGCCTGGCGCCCGGTAATTATCGGGTTTTGTTCAGGGAAGGTGGCGAACGCTGTCAGCCTGCAGATAGGCAGAACTCCCAGACACTGAAGAAGTTGTTACAGGAGCACCGCCTGGAGCCCTGGTTGCGGGACGTAGTGCCGCTGGTTTATGCCGGTCAGGAACTGGTTGCGGTGGGTGATTTGTGGATTTGTCAGGGCTTCGAGACGGCCGGCGGATTTCAGCCGGTTTGGCGCATTGAGTAG